The window GTATAGGACTGGTTACTTTGGCATAATTAGCCATAATAAAACCACAATACctgaaaaatgtgtgtgtgcattttgcaCGACTGCGCCAGCATTTCTAAAGCCGTGGGCTATTAACTggaattatattttttattactatAAACCATTGTCCACATCAATACAACATGAAAGTCAGCTTGTTGTTTAGAGAGTGGCTCGAGATTGGAACAGGATATATATTCAGGTTTCAGTGCAGCTTGAAAAACCAGGTTCTTTGTTATTTCTTGtacttgaaaaaagaaaaaaaaaaaaaaaagagacagaatTTAGTCTCCattgttaaatggtaaatgttACAGTATGAAAACAGTTTTCCTGATTTAATCAACAGCAACAAGTTCACTATAAAGGTATAAATGAAGCAGACTTTGTTAATATTAATGACTGTAAACTAGTGGCTGTCTTAAAAGGTCAAAATCTGATCCAATATTAAATCTTGCACACTGTGGACAGATGTTTGCAGTAATGCAAGCTGTACACTATAATCATAGAACCATAAAAAAGGTTAAAACACTAAACGAGTCCTTTAACTGCATAATCATACTGTATATTGGCAAGAAAGTGGTGAGTGAACTTGGCAAATGGACAAATACTGTGAAAATATGGAGTGTCGACAGTTTGCATTACCAGTGTTTCAGGCCAGTGGTGACTGAATGATatgagagcaacagaaaactaatGAGACACAATAGCTACAATAATCTAATAACTAGTGGCTATGAGACACAGATGAACCATGGCACAAAAGAAgaatcaaataaactaaccaaACATGTGTATGAACAGATTTCCCTTTGGTTTGGGATGTAGTGGAGTTGCAATTTGTAGCTTGATGACTGGAGTGCTCCAACCAGAGAAAACCCATGACACTAAATCCCACTGTATGACTCAGAtcttaaaaaaaccaaacaaaaaaaaccaaacaaaaaaacccctacATGTTCATATTTGCAATACAAATAGAAAATGGGCTTGTGATGGCCTACTTGGGTGTACTGTGTTCATGCCACTGTTGACATAGCAGTTCTTGGCATATGCCAAGGGCAGCTCATCAAGAGGGATTTAGCCAAAAACAGACAGCTATTGTTCATATTTGTATATCAGAGCAGCGGCGCTCAAGCAGAAACTGGGACCTCAGTGCTTCAACAAATGCTAGTTCAGCTTGTCCTGGAATATGTACAGATTGTTGGTTGTGGCCACAGCAATGATGTTGTCCAGAGGATGCCAGGCAGTGTGGAGGATCTTCTTGTTAAAGTCCAGACTGTCTACACTGATCTCATCCTTTTTGCGCTTCCCACCTGTGCTTACTTTGCGAGGTTTCAAGACCGATCGCGGCTTGCTGTTTTCCCGCGACGCCTCTAGGGTCATGTCCTGCTGGTATCCTCGATCAAACATCCTGAAGAAGTTGTTGTAGGAACCCGTCATCACAACACTGTAGGTAAACAAGGTGTGAGTCAGCGAGTAGCCTTAACGTTACTGGCAAACACAATCCTTTTCAAGTATGGACATTAAATCCTGTCGTCTGTCATGAGCCAATTATACCACTTCACCACCCACCCAAACCAAATTATGAGCCACATTATGGTCTGCACCAAGCAGATAACTGCAGTAAGTGATAAGGCCTGCGTTTCTGGGTTCAGTGACGTCAGAAAAGGAGTATTCCCTAACGCTCTGCGTGCGTCATGcacgcatgtattttgtttgTCCAGGacagctgcagaaaaaaaaaaaaaaaaaaaaaggaagccaCGGAATGAGTGCTTACCTGTCGTTCCCATTCCAACAGCATTCAAACTTATCGAAGATGCAATCATTCTCATAGAGTGAACACAACTTGCTCCTGAGATATTCATGCACCTATTTAAAGAAAGCAATGAGGAAATATACAGAGTTTCCATCAACAACtgtgcaaaagcaaaaacaacatttacacTTTAATCACGTGGATGGACGGAACCTGCTAGAATCAATCTAGCCTTACAGGAAGAAAAGTAATGCAGAAACTGGAACAGTATTTTTGTGTTGGCATAATTTACAGACCTGATATGTCTCTACTGGTCGCGACTCCATATTGAGATCCCAAATTTTGACAGACAGGTAGTCCCGGGTCATCATGTAGCGTCCACTATGGCTGAACTTTACATCAGAGATGGATGAGATGATTTCAGAAAAGAAGGAACGATTGTTTGGATCTTCAGGCTCTTCAAACACTTAAAAAATGAAGAACAAACACATGCATTTCAGCGTCAATGACTGGAAGAACAACAATAATTTTTACAGTGGTCGAGTTGTTTTAAAGTAAGCCCTGAAACTTTCTTTACATAACAACAACTTTGTAAAAGATACTGAATTTCAAATCTGGTTatataaacacagaaataaagcaTAAAAGTAACAAAGCCTTTCCGCTTATCTTTTGATATGCGTTATGAATAAGGGTCACCATTCTGACTGTTCTGAACAATTTGGCTTAGCAGGTACCAATCTATACGTACGTGCGCTATGTTTTCTATGCTGTGAGCAGGAAGCAGAGTGTGTAAATCTTCTTTTATAGCCTCATGCACTAAGACCCACATGGCCTGGATACTTCATAATGTGGTAGATGGGAAACTAAGTAGGATCTTCTATTTCTTAGGTGAATTTGTGAATTTTATGTTACCATGTGAATTGTATAGAATTGGAGAAGCAATTTGTTgttcaatttcttttttgttataaaATCGAAGAAAATATTTTCAGAAAACAACATGTAAGACGTCagctttgtttcattttaagaAAAGGCTCTCACGACAGTGCAACTTTTCATTTGTCAAGTCTTCTTCTCAACAAACCGTCAGCTTTGTTCAAGCACACTGCACTAGTCCAGTCAGCCACCGTCCATAGCAAGAGTAACTTTATAACTGCAGCTGATTAATCGAGTGTTACACTGATAGGCTCAATAAGAGCCTCCCATCAATCTTTGAGGAGACACACAGTCAAAGAgctacagaaacacaaaaagagaCCGCCTTACGTTTGGCGTGGCTGTCGCATAGCGCTGCTGCCCTCATGTCACACAGGCGGATCGTGCCCTTGCTGCTGCTGTAGACAAAAGTGTTGCATTGGTTGGGATGGAACTCGGCCGCTGTGATCACCTCTGTTAAATCCTCCATATTGGCCGGCTTAATGTCAACAATATCTGAAGAGGTGAGGTtaaggtaaaaacaaacaaacaaacccaaaaaccccaacaagcaaataaaaaaacctGAACAGACATTTCAGCAACTTAAAAATCTTtcagaaataaaattaattggtagta is drawn from Maylandia zebra isolate NMK-2024a linkage group LG12, Mzebra_GT3a, whole genome shotgun sequence and contains these coding sequences:
- the ppp2r2aa gene encoding serine/threonine-protein phosphatase 2A 55 kDa regulatory subunit B alpha isoform isoform X1 — translated: MLCAGPGGGSNDVQWCFSQVKGAIDDDVAEADIISTVEFNQSGELLATGDKGGRVVIFQQEQESKNKLQCRGEYNVYSTFQSHEPEFDYLKSLEIEEKINKIRWLPQKNAAHFLLSTNDKTIKLWKISERDKRPEGYNLKEEDGQYRDPNTVTTLRVPVFRPMDLMVEASPRRVFANAHTYHINSISVNSDCETYLSADDLRVNLWHLEITDRSFNIVDIKPANMEDLTEVITAAEFHPNQCNTFVYSSSKGTIRLCDMRAAALCDSHAKLFEEPEDPNNRSFFSEIISSISDVKFSHSGRYMMTRDYLSVKIWDLNMESRPVETYQVHEYLRSKLCSLYENDCIFDKFECCWNGNDSVVMTGSYNNFFRMFDRGYQQDMTLEASRENSKPRSVLKPRKVSTGGKRKKDEISVDSLDFNKKILHTAWHPLDNIIAVATTNNLYIFQDKLN
- the ppp2r2aa gene encoding serine/threonine-protein phosphatase 2A 55 kDa regulatory subunit B alpha isoform isoform X2, with amino-acid sequence MAGPGGGSNDVQWCFSQVKGAIDDDVAEADIISTVEFNQSGELLATGDKGGRVVIFQQEQESKNKLQCRGEYNVYSTFQSHEPEFDYLKSLEIEEKINKIRWLPQKNAAHFLLSTNDKTIKLWKISERDKRPEGYNLKEEDGQYRDPNTVTTLRVPVFRPMDLMVEASPRRVFANAHTYHINSISVNSDCETYLSADDLRVNLWHLEITDRSFNIVDIKPANMEDLTEVITAAEFHPNQCNTFVYSSSKGTIRLCDMRAAALCDSHAKLFEEPEDPNNRSFFSEIISSISDVKFSHSGRYMMTRDYLSVKIWDLNMESRPVETYQVHEYLRSKLCSLYENDCIFDKFECCWNGNDSVVMTGSYNNFFRMFDRGYQQDMTLEASRENSKPRSVLKPRKVSTGGKRKKDEISVDSLDFNKKILHTAWHPLDNIIAVATTNNLYIFQDKLN